A region from the uncultured Bacteroides sp. genome encodes:
- a CDS encoding RagB/SusD family nutrient uptake outer membrane protein, giving the protein MNTKNTYLILAAFIGLLFSSCNDYLDQTPKSDLPPESYFTDASQLQAYVDGLYVDILPSNTSQWGYGTFGYDQDTDNQAAAVANNRFADGLWHVDHSESDNWKFELIRKCNYFLSVVLPKYEAGTITGDAAKVKHYIGEVYMLRAYEYFKRYQMFGDFPIITEPLPDEASVLTAASQRSPRNEVARFILSDLDKSIELLQATTLAKTRITLLSAYLVKSRVALFEGTWLKYFKGTAFVPQGEGWPGKDKDYNANYSYPSGSIDNEINYFLEQSISASAYVADNFGTLTENTGTVEQSASDPVNPYLDMFGSVDLSNIPEVLLWRQYNKQLGIQHNVPYCANKGNQRIGVTRGMVNSFLMDDGSPIYASSDYKGDNTIAAVRTDRDSRLSIFLKEPGQVNVIYPSSSEGTAAELVEPYPKLLESSDDVAYSTGYALRKGGCFDQAQMTNGGGYTGAICFRAVEALLNYMEAYYERYGNLDSKAQGYWNAIRARAKISGSFTETIAKTDMSKEAENDWGAYSAGTLVDPTLYNIRRERRCELMAEGLRYMDLCRWRSMDQMITKPYHIEGFHLWNTPMEAWYSGNANFISDGSDVATVSPKSVSEYLRPYEKNSKQVAYTGYTWHMAHYLRPIMIKQFLLTASDGATISTSPIYQNPYWPTTADQPALQ; this is encoded by the coding sequence ATGAATACAAAGAATACATACTTGATTTTAGCTGCTTTCATAGGGTTGCTATTTTCTTCCTGTAACGACTATTTGGATCAGACTCCGAAGTCCGATCTTCCTCCTGAAAGTTATTTTACTGATGCCTCTCAGCTTCAGGCCTATGTGGATGGTTTATATGTGGATATTCTTCCTTCAAATACTTCGCAATGGGGATATGGTACATTTGGTTATGACCAAGATACAGATAATCAGGCAGCAGCAGTGGCAAATAACAGATTTGCTGACGGTCTCTGGCATGTTGATCATTCAGAGAGTGATAATTGGAAATTTGAATTAATTCGTAAATGTAACTATTTTCTCTCTGTAGTACTTCCCAAATATGAAGCAGGAACGATTACGGGAGATGCGGCAAAAGTGAAACATTATATTGGAGAGGTATATATGTTGCGTGCTTATGAATATTTTAAACGTTATCAGATGTTTGGTGATTTCCCTATTATTACTGAACCACTTCCTGATGAGGCAAGTGTTCTAACAGCAGCCAGTCAACGTAGCCCGCGTAATGAAGTAGCTCGGTTTATTCTTTCCGACTTGGATAAATCTATAGAATTGTTACAAGCTACAACTTTGGCTAAAACTCGTATCACTTTACTTTCGGCGTACTTGGTTAAATCACGTGTGGCTTTGTTTGAAGGTACTTGGTTAAAGTATTTTAAAGGTACTGCTTTTGTTCCCCAAGGTGAAGGATGGCCGGGAAAAGATAAAGACTATAATGCTAATTATTCATATCCGAGCGGAAGCATTGATAATGAGATTAATTACTTTTTGGAACAATCTATTTCTGCATCTGCATATGTTGCTGATAATTTTGGAACATTGACTGAAAATACGGGAACAGTGGAGCAGAGTGCGAGCGATCCTGTAAATCCTTATCTGGATATGTTCGGAAGTGTGGATTTGTCCAATATTCCGGAGGTGCTTCTTTGGAGACAATATAATAAGCAATTGGGTATTCAACACAATGTGCCGTATTGTGCCAATAAAGGAAATCAAAGAATTGGCGTAACGCGTGGCATGGTAAATAGCTTTTTAATGGATGATGGTTCACCTATTTATGCCAGCTCTGATTACAAAGGTGATAATACTATTGCAGCTGTACGCACAGATAGAGATTCTCGCCTTTCTATCTTTCTCAAAGAACCTGGACAGGTAAATGTGATTTATCCATCTTCGTCTGAAGGTACTGCTGCGGAATTAGTGGAACCATATCCTAAACTTCTTGAATCTAGTGATGATGTGGCTTATTCAACAGGGTACGCTTTGCGTAAAGGAGGCTGTTTTGATCAGGCTCAAATGACCAATGGCGGAGGATATACAGGTGCTATATGCTTTCGTGCTGTGGAGGCTTTGTTGAATTATATGGAAGCATATTATGAAAGATATGGAAATCTCGACAGCAAAGCACAAGGCTATTGGAATGCGATAAGAGCTCGTGCTAAAATAAGTGGAAGTTTTACTGAGACTATTGCAAAGACAGATATGAGCAAAGAGGCTGAAAATGATTGGGGGGCATATTCTGCCGGAACATTAGTTGATCCGACATTATATAATATTCGTCGCGAACGCCGTTGTGAACTGATGGCAGAAGGATTACGCTATATGGATTTATGTCGTTGGAGGTCAATGGATCAAATGATAACGAAGCCTTATCATATTGAGGGATTTCATCTTTGGAATACTCCTATGGAGGCTTGGTATAGCGGCAACGCTAATTTTATTTCTGATGGTTCTGATGTGGCAACTGTATCTCCTAAATCTGTTAGTGAGTATTTGAGGCCG
- a CDS encoding TonB-dependent receptor translates to MKKQKTFHGRKVNKVVTALLISLNLLFLSGQWMTAQAQQKIRVIGKVSDASGESIIGASVVQKGSTIGTITDMNGNFVLSVASESTLQISYIGYITQDIKAISGRPLSIVLKEDTKTLDEVVVVGFGTQKKVNLTGSVGLVAAKELESRPVTNLTQALQGLVPGLQISVTSGQLDKSASINIRGAGTIGDGSSGSPLVLIDGMEGDMNSINMQDVANISVLKDAAASSIYGSRAPFGVILITTKKGVSGKPVINYNNSFRFGQAIRTPDPMDSYTFATFFNDGAKNAGRGVIFNDDTMQKMKDYQSGVLSDNGMYAGSNGKWFGSDDPYTHGYANTNWYDVFYKDWAFSQEHNFSATGGSEKVNYYASFNYLDQSGLLKIAKDDLKRYNINAKISAELASWARFNYSIRFTREDYERPTNLTDGGLYEKLGRQTWPNLPVYDQNGYFFSAPTPTLAIAEGGNRNVQTDNTYHQAALILEPVKNWITHVEFNYHVKEADVAEINLPTYNHDVAGNLLTGTGNSSAHRDFLKENYTNWNVYSEYSRSLKEDHHFKAMLGFQAEELDQSLFGVTKYGLLLPSMPEIDLTTGLDGSGKAHTTDANGERNSWSTAGFFGRLNYDYKGRYLAEVNMRYDGTSRFREDQRWKWFPSFSLGWNIAREEFWKSLSPVIGTLKLRGSYGKLGNQNTNSWYQTYSTIGITPSGGTWLQDGVKPNIAAQPGLISALLTWEQVRTWNVGLDFGLFNNRLTGSFDTYIRYTDNMVGPASELPIVLGITVPKTNNSDLKTAGWELELGWNDRLKDGFGYSAKFTLADARTMIRNYPGNPTNAISTYISGQYTGQIWGFETKGIAKTQEEMDAHLAAVGGQSAIGSSWAAGDVMYKDLDGEAGITKGAQTITDHGDLKVIGNSTPRYLFGLDLSADWKGFDFRTFFQGVAKRDYWQGSLVFWGATDTEWWSTGLKQHADYFRATASNDLPANLDAYYPRPILNSTTSKNHQTQSRYLQDASYIRLKNIQLGYTIPSVWTKRAKIEKCRVFVSGENLFTMTNLSDLFDPETISSGVSSGDSRIQNGGNAYPLSKTVSFGVSLTF, encoded by the coding sequence ATGAAAAAACAAAAAACTTTTCATGGGCGTAAAGTCAATAAGGTCGTAACCGCCTTATTGATAAGTCTAAATCTCCTCTTTTTGAGTGGGCAGTGGATGACTGCTCAGGCCCAACAAAAAATTCGAGTTATAGGAAAGGTTAGTGATGCCTCTGGCGAATCAATAATTGGTGCCAGCGTCGTGCAAAAAGGTTCTACCATTGGTACAATTACCGATATGAACGGTAATTTTGTACTGTCTGTGGCTTCGGAAAGTACACTCCAGATTTCTTATATCGGGTACATAACCCAGGATATTAAAGCTATATCTGGCAGGCCACTTTCTATAGTATTAAAAGAAGATACTAAAACATTAGATGAAGTAGTGGTCGTTGGTTTCGGTACACAGAAGAAAGTGAATCTGACGGGTTCAGTAGGTTTAGTAGCAGCGAAAGAATTAGAATCTCGTCCTGTTACTAATTTAACGCAGGCTCTGCAGGGTTTAGTCCCGGGATTGCAGATAAGCGTGACAAGCGGGCAACTGGATAAATCGGCGAGCATTAATATTCGTGGTGCTGGTACTATTGGAGATGGTTCTAGTGGTAGCCCTCTAGTACTGATTGATGGAATGGAGGGTGATATGAACTCAATTAATATGCAAGATGTGGCAAACATCTCTGTATTGAAAGATGCAGCTGCATCTTCAATTTACGGTTCTCGTGCTCCATTTGGTGTCATTCTGATTACGACGAAGAAAGGCGTTTCCGGTAAACCGGTGATTAACTATAATAACAGTTTCCGATTTGGACAAGCTATTAGAACCCCGGACCCAATGGATTCTTATACATTTGCAACCTTCTTTAATGATGGGGCAAAGAATGCAGGACGAGGAGTCATCTTCAATGATGATACGATGCAGAAAATGAAAGATTATCAGTCTGGGGTGCTCTCTGACAATGGGATGTATGCCGGTAGTAATGGTAAATGGTTTGGTTCTGATGATCCTTATACACATGGATATGCCAATACTAATTGGTATGATGTTTTTTATAAGGATTGGGCGTTTTCTCAAGAGCATAACTTCAGTGCGACAGGTGGTTCTGAGAAAGTTAATTATTATGCTTCATTTAATTATCTTGACCAAAGCGGTTTGTTGAAGATAGCAAAAGATGATTTGAAACGCTATAATATTAATGCTAAAATTAGTGCTGAATTAGCCAGCTGGGCAAGATTTAATTATAGTATACGTTTCACAAGAGAAGATTATGAAAGACCAACTAATTTAACTGATGGTGGTTTGTATGAGAAACTGGGAAGGCAAACTTGGCCTAATCTTCCGGTTTATGATCAGAATGGTTATTTCTTTTCTGCTCCGACCCCGACATTAGCTATAGCCGAAGGAGGTAATCGCAATGTCCAAACAGATAATACCTATCATCAGGCGGCTTTAATTCTTGAACCTGTTAAGAATTGGATTACCCATGTAGAATTTAATTATCATGTAAAGGAGGCAGATGTAGCAGAAATAAATCTTCCTACTTATAATCATGATGTTGCAGGAAATTTGCTTACGGGGACCGGAAACTCCAGCGCTCATCGAGATTTTCTAAAAGAAAATTATACGAACTGGAATGTTTATTCGGAATATAGCCGTTCATTAAAAGAAGACCATCATTTTAAAGCAATGTTAGGTTTTCAGGCTGAAGAATTGGATCAATCCTTGTTTGGGGTAACGAAATATGGTCTTCTTCTTCCTTCAATGCCTGAAATTGATTTAACAACAGGATTGGATGGCAGTGGAAAAGCTCACACAACAGATGCAAATGGTGAAAGAAACTCTTGGAGCACAGCCGGTTTCTTTGGACGTTTAAATTATGACTATAAGGGACGCTATTTGGCTGAGGTAAATATGCGATATGATGGAACTTCTCGTTTCCGTGAAGATCAGCGTTGGAAATGGTTTCCGTCTTTTTCTTTAGGATGGAATATTGCTCGCGAAGAATTTTGGAAATCACTTTCACCAGTTATTGGAACACTTAAATTACGTGGATCTTATGGTAAATTGGGTAATCAAAACACAAATAGTTGGTATCAGACTTACAGTACAATTGGTATAACACCATCCGGAGGGACTTGGTTGCAAGATGGAGTAAAACCTAATATAGCTGCTCAGCCGGGTCTCATTAGTGCGCTTTTAACATGGGAACAAGTTCGTACATGGAATGTCGGTTTAGATTTTGGTTTATTTAATAATAGACTAACAGGCTCTTTTGATACCTATATTCGCTATACGGATAATATGGTTGGTCCTGCCTCCGAACTTCCTATTGTGTTAGGTATAACAGTCCCTAAAACGAATAATTCAGATCTGAAAACTGCCGGTTGGGAATTGGAATTGGGCTGGAATGATCGGTTGAAAGATGGTTTTGGATATAGCGCTAAGTTTACTTTGGCAGATGCGAGAACAATGATTCGAAATTATCCGGGTAATCCAACTAATGCTATAAGTACTTACATTAGTGGGCAATATACAGGGCAGATATGGGGCTTTGAGACTAAGGGCATTGCTAAAACGCAGGAGGAAATGGATGCACATTTAGCGGCCGTAGGTGGTCAATCTGCTATTGGATCAAGTTGGGCTGCAGGAGATGTTATGTATAAAGATTTAGATGGCGAAGCTGGAATTACAAAAGGGGCACAGACTATAACAGATCATGGTGACCTAAAGGTTATTGGTAATTCAACTCCTCGTTATTTATTTGGCTTAGATCTGTCGGCTGATTGGAAAGGTTTTGATTTTAGAACCTTTTTTCAAGGAGTTGCTAAACGCGACTATTGGCAGGGAAGTTTGGTCTTTTGGGGTGCAACTGATACGGAATGGTGGTCAACAGGTTTAAAACAACATGCCGATTACTTCAGAGCTACAGCCTCCAATGATTTGCCTGCTAATTTGGATGCTTATTATCCACGTCCGATACTAAACTCTACTACAAGTAAGAACCACCAAACTCAATCTCGTTATTTACAAGATGCTTCTTATATTCGGTTGAAGAACATTCAGTTGGGATATACGATTCCATCGGTGTGGACAAAAAGAGCTAAGATAGAAAAATGCCGTGTCTTCGTATCTGGTGAAAACCTGTTTACCATGACAAATTTATCTGATTTATTTGATCCGGAAACAATTAGTAGTGGAGTAAGTAGCGGCGATAGCCGTATTCAAAATGGAGGTAATGCTTATCCATTATCTAAAACAGTATCTTTTGGCGTAAGTTTAACTTTTTAA
- a CDS encoding two-component regulator propeller domain-containing protein, translating into MQKRNSSLYIWIVFLLMQSVSVFSENGDIITHLKFKQLSTINGLPTDEVQKVYQDRDGFIWIATRYGLCSYDGYQMNSYKSNLYTPELLSNNNVYCLTDDDSYNIWIGTQEGLNVLNKATGVIRKGTFPQIGNNSVSCLLTTRNNTIWVGTDIGLFKYNADKDSMQLYAKQMTENVLPAVPIKSLLEDSQGDIWIGTWADGLYRYSPRINKFYAYPKMNKRNSAHVIYEDSNKNIWIGAWDEGLFLLKNPRNMKLVSWINYRYNSNDASSLSDNIVYGISEDLNTHTLWVGTRSGLSIMRFGEIGRFINYKSQKSTYQIPCNEINSLLRDRSGNMWLGTVGGGVFLADTRKPKFNLYSFDSTEDNIPTNAVRALFVDDEQSVWLGVGTYGVARHNRKTDCFSYYSHIPEFADAESIPTVYAIIQRKASGEIWFGTYDGGIYVYRHGEKVKHYTEENADFIKYICVTSLYEDRKGNCWVGTRNGLGVKRADGSGYLFERMMVDGKNLDMCYVRDITEDKEGHIWLATANYGIICVSGDIRHPLSMNYKNYSLENGKMGAKTVLCLHLDSRGRLWAGTEGSGLFFYNKNTDVFEERNILYNLPGDMVGSMEEDTHGNLWLGTNNGLVKLSVGSDVRKATLRVYTSADGLQDNFFIPKSSFNKNGELFFGGYKGYNSFFPDAMNDVVNDVPFFITDIKIYNKSLKSLDEKLRKQISSEMPSFTQLMELPYKYNNFSIEFASLTYKKPELNKYAYKLEGFDKEWQYTDATRHFAYYNNLKSGTYTFFLRATNENGVWSSQIRKMTVVVLPPFWATWWAYTLYFLALAAIVYYLYRVAKNRMILKNRLHLKEMEQSKAEELNHAKLQFFTNITHELLTPLTIISATVDELKMQAPLHDDLYTVMSSNIRRLIRLLQQILEFRKAETGNLKLRVSPGDLAVFVKNEAECFLPLVKKRKLHFSVLCDPDSITGYFDPDKLDKILYNLLSNAAKYNNEGGFVQVNLSYAQDKDYILLQIKDNGKGISEEAQKNLFKRFYEGDYRKFNTIGTGIGLSLTKDLVELHGGSIVVESAVGKGTTFFVTIPIDRSYFKEEEIDEETMPAQKTILGVEENINDSKRIDDVKAHSILVLEDNLDLLQLMVKLLGREYNVFTGENGKEGIEIIENEDIDLVVSDIMMPEMDGIELCKYVKSKLEFSHIPVILLTAKNTEEDRAEAYESGADGFISKPFNLTVLHARIKNLLKYKERMAHDFKNQLVFEVKDLNYTSIDEEFMQRAIDCVNKHLDNPDFDQPQFIEEMGTSKSTLYKKLKSLTGLNTSAFIRNIRLKAACRIMEEKRSIRVSELAYAVGFNDPKYFSSCFKKEFNMLPTEYIERFIPEKMTENESVEDSG; encoded by the coding sequence ATGCAAAAACGCAATTCTTCCCTTTATATATGGATAGTCTTTTTGTTAATGCAATCCGTTTCTGTTTTCTCTGAAAATGGTGATATAATTACCCATCTGAAATTTAAGCAACTTTCTACGATTAATGGTTTGCCTACAGATGAAGTGCAGAAAGTATATCAGGACAGAGATGGTTTTATCTGGATAGCCACACGTTATGGGCTTTGTTCGTATGATGGCTATCAGATGAATTCCTATAAATCAAACCTCTATACACCTGAGCTCTTATCTAATAATAACGTTTATTGCTTAACGGATGATGATAGCTATAATATTTGGATAGGAACACAAGAGGGATTAAACGTGCTGAACAAAGCAACGGGTGTGATACGAAAAGGAACTTTTCCTCAAATAGGCAATAATTCAGTTTCTTGCCTTCTTACCACAAGGAATAACACAATATGGGTGGGAACGGATATCGGACTATTCAAATATAATGCCGATAAAGATTCCATGCAACTCTATGCAAAGCAGATGACAGAAAATGTATTGCCTGCCGTTCCCATAAAATCATTATTAGAAGATTCTCAGGGAGATATTTGGATTGGTACATGGGCTGATGGTCTTTATCGTTATTCGCCTCGGATCAATAAGTTTTATGCCTATCCAAAGATGAATAAACGTAATTCTGCACATGTTATTTATGAAGATAGTAATAAAAATATTTGGATAGGAGCTTGGGATGAAGGGCTTTTTCTTTTAAAGAATCCACGAAACATGAAACTTGTTTCGTGGATAAATTATAGATATAATTCTAATGATGCATCTTCTTTGTCAGATAACATTGTATATGGTATTTCTGAAGACTTAAATACGCATACCTTATGGGTTGGTACTCGAAGCGGATTGAGTATTATGCGGTTTGGTGAAATCGGGCGGTTTATTAACTATAAATCTCAAAAGTCGACTTATCAGATTCCGTGTAACGAAATAAATTCACTCTTGAGGGATCGCTCTGGCAATATGTGGCTGGGAACTGTTGGGGGAGGAGTCTTTTTGGCGGATACGCGTAAGCCCAAATTTAATCTTTATAGTTTCGATTCAACAGAAGATAATATTCCCACAAATGCTGTTAGGGCTCTTTTTGTTGATGATGAGCAATCTGTTTGGTTGGGGGTAGGTACTTATGGCGTAGCTAGGCATAATAGAAAAACAGATTGTTTCTCCTATTATTCGCATATTCCTGAGTTTGCCGATGCAGAATCTATTCCAACAGTTTATGCTATTATTCAACGAAAAGCCAGTGGAGAGATATGGTTTGGCACGTATGATGGAGGAATATATGTATATCGTCATGGAGAAAAAGTAAAACACTATACGGAAGAGAACGCTGATTTCATTAAATATATTTGCGTTACCTCTTTATATGAAGATAGAAAAGGTAATTGTTGGGTGGGAACTCGCAATGGGCTGGGTGTAAAGCGCGCTGACGGAAGTGGGTATTTGTTTGAAAGGATGATGGTGGATGGAAAGAATCTGGATATGTGCTACGTTAGAGATATAACGGAAGATAAAGAGGGACATATCTGGTTGGCAACGGCAAACTATGGAATTATTTGTGTTTCCGGAGATATTCGCCATCCTCTATCAATGAATTATAAAAACTATAGTTTGGAGAATGGTAAAATGGGAGCAAAAACAGTACTTTGTCTACACCTCGATTCACGTGGAAGACTTTGGGCAGGGACTGAAGGTAGTGGCTTGTTTTTCTATAATAAGAACACGGATGTATTTGAAGAAAGAAATATTTTGTATAATTTGCCGGGAGATATGGTGGGGAGTATGGAAGAGGACACTCACGGAAATTTATGGCTTGGTACTAATAACGGGCTTGTAAAGCTAAGTGTCGGTAGTGATGTACGTAAAGCAACTTTACGGGTATATACTTCGGCGGATGGATTACAAGATAATTTCTTTATACCGAAATCATCATTTAATAAAAATGGTGAGTTGTTTTTTGGCGGGTATAAAGGTTATAATAGTTTCTTTCCGGATGCTATGAATGATGTTGTAAATGATGTTCCTTTTTTTATTACCGATATTAAAATCTATAATAAATCGTTGAAATCTCTCGACGAGAAATTACGAAAGCAAATATCCAGTGAAATGCCGTCTTTTACTCAACTCATGGAATTACCTTATAAATACAATAATTTCAGCATTGAATTTGCCTCTCTTACTTACAAGAAACCGGAGCTTAATAAGTATGCTTATAAACTTGAGGGTTTTGATAAAGAGTGGCAATATACCGATGCTACTCGTCATTTTGCTTATTACAATAATCTAAAGAGTGGTACGTATACTTTTTTTTTAAGAGCAACCAATGAAAACGGGGTATGGAGTAGTCAGATCAGAAAAATGACAGTGGTTGTACTTCCTCCTTTCTGGGCTACATGGTGGGCATATACCCTTTATTTCCTGGCATTGGCAGCTATTGTTTATTACCTTTATAGAGTGGCAAAAAACAGAATGATTCTAAAGAACCGTTTGCATCTTAAAGAGATGGAACAATCTAAAGCTGAAGAACTTAATCACGCCAAACTGCAATTCTTTACAAATATCACCCATGAATTACTCACTCCTCTTACCATTATTTCGGCTACGGTAGATGAGTTAAAAATGCAAGCTCCTTTGCACGATGATTTATACACTGTAATGAGCAGTAATATTCGTCGCCTGATAAGATTGCTGCAGCAGATTTTGGAATTTCGCAAAGCGGAAACCGGAAACCTTAAATTACGCGTTTCTCCGGGAGATCTGGCTGTTTTCGTTAAGAATGAGGCGGAATGCTTTCTCCCGCTGGTGAAGAAACGCAAACTTCATTTTTCCGTATTGTGCGATCCGGATTCTATTACAGGTTATTTTGATCCCGATAAACTGGATAAAATATTATATAATCTATTGTCTAACGCTGCCAAGTATAACAATGAAGGAGGATTTGTGCAGGTCAATCTTTCGTATGCTCAGGATAAAGATTATATTCTGCTTCAGATTAAAGACAATGGGAAAGGTATTTCTGAAGAAGCTCAGAAGAATCTGTTTAAGCGCTTCTATGAAGGTGATTATCGCAAATTTAATACTATCGGAACGGGAATTGGTCTGTCTTTAACTAAAGACCTTGTGGAACTTCACGGAGGAAGCATTGTGGTTGAGAGTGCTGTAGGCAAGGGAACTACGTTCTTTGTAACCATACCTATTGATCGTTCTTATTTCAAGGAGGAAGAAATAGACGAAGAGACGATGCCGGCACAGAAAACCATTTTAGGAGTTGAAGAGAATATAAATGACAGTAAGCGTATAGATGATGTGAAGGCTCATTCTATTTTAGTGCTCGAAGATAATCTGGATTTGCTGCAACTAATGGTGAAGCTCTTAGGTCGGGAATACAACGTGTTTACCGGTGAAAATGGCAAGGAAGGCATTGAAATAATAGAAAATGAGGATATTGATCTTGTTGTGTCTGATATTATGATGCCCGAGATGGACGGCATTGAACTGTGTAAATACGTAAAAAGCAAATTGGAATTTAGCCATATTCCTGTTATTTTGCTTACGGCTAAAAACACCGAAGAAGATCGCGCCGAGGCTTATGAATCGGGTGCCGACGGATTTATTAGTAAGCCGTTTAATCTGACGGTGCTCCATGCCCGTATAAAGAATTTGTTGAAATACAAAGAACGGATGGCTCACGACTTTAAGAATCAGTTGGTTTTTGAAGTGAAAGACCTTAATTATACCAGTATAGATGAAGAATTTATGCAACGTGCCATAGATTGCGTAAACAAACACCTCGATAATCCTGATTTTGATCAACCTCAGTTTATAGAAGAAATGGGAACGAGTAAATCTACCCTTTACAAAAAGCTAAAATCTCTCACCGGGTTAAATACTTCCGCTTTCATTCGCAATATTCGCTTGAAAGCCGCTTGCCGGATAATGGAAGAAAAACGTTCTATTCGTGTGTCCGAATTGGCTTATGCCGTAGGCTTCAACGACCCCAAATATTTTAGTTCCTGCTTCAAAAAAGAGTTTAATATGTTGCCTACAGAATACATCGAGCGTTTTATCCCGGAGAAAATGACGGAAAATGAATCAGTGGAAGATTCCGGATAG